A single window of Acidimicrobiia bacterium DNA harbors:
- a CDS encoding fumarylacetoacetate hydrolase family protein — protein MRLATVDGRAALLGGAQVFDVEHASGGRLPSDPMELLGEHWDVLLELAAGGVNRNNGRALADVRLGPPVPRPPAVFSVIANFPPAERNEFPMVVGKSPTSVSGPFDDIVLPNPNRLPLGRAFVIAEPELGVVTRGSARHLSPASALDAVAGFVVAQDVTERVHEFGGAPSPWEWQHLPAKTLGKSIDTFCPIGPVLLTLDELVDPSALRTRCWIDDVLRVDANTRDMLASVSELVALLSSFMTLLPGMLCLCGSPGTLDGTPMPALAPGDQVRTEIEGIGTMVNRCRPE, from the coding sequence GTGAGGCTCGCAACTGTCGACGGCCGCGCCGCGCTTCTCGGTGGCGCTCAGGTCTTCGACGTCGAGCACGCGTCCGGAGGACGGCTGCCCTCCGATCCGATGGAGCTTCTTGGGGAGCACTGGGACGTGTTGCTCGAGCTCGCAGCTGGGGGCGTGAATCGGAACAACGGTCGCGCACTCGCGGATGTTCGTCTTGGTCCTCCGGTGCCGCGTCCGCCGGCCGTCTTCTCGGTGATCGCCAACTTCCCGCCGGCCGAGCGCAACGAGTTCCCGATGGTGGTGGGCAAGTCGCCGACGAGCGTCAGCGGACCGTTCGACGACATCGTGTTGCCCAATCCGAACCGCCTTCCGCTCGGCCGCGCGTTCGTGATCGCCGAGCCGGAACTTGGTGTGGTCACGCGCGGCAGTGCGCGGCACCTCTCGCCCGCGTCGGCGCTCGATGCCGTTGCGGGCTTCGTCGTCGCCCAGGACGTGACCGAACGCGTGCACGAATTCGGCGGCGCGCCGTCACCGTGGGAGTGGCAGCACTTGCCGGCGAAGACGCTCGGCAAGAGCATCGACACGTTCTGCCCGATCGGTCCCGTGCTCCTGACCCTCGACGAGCTCGTCGACCCGAGCGCGCTGCGCACGCGGTGCTGGATCGACGACGTGCTGCGGGTCGACGCGAACACACGCGACATGCTCGCGAGCGTCTCGGAGCTCGTCGCGCTCCTGTCGTCGTTCATGACCCTGCTTCCCGGCATGCTCTGCTTGTGCGGCTCGCCGGGAACGCTCGACGGCACTCCGATGCCCGCGCTCGCGCCCGGCGATCAGGTGCGGACCGAGATCGAGGGCATCGGCACGATGGTCAACCGGTGCCGGCCCGAGTAG
- a CDS encoding citrate/2-methylcitrate synthase translates to MADVARGLKGVVVADTELGDVRGEEGFYHYRQYSAPELAEKRSFEDVAHLLIEGTLPDHRQRERFAEEFRLLRRVPAPVMGLVAPVASACPAPLTCLRTLLSHVAGIEEMPAIVDADAAALRANLLRLSAVAPTLVAAIHRSGQGLEPVPSRDDLGDAANYLWMINGVEPDPARARALDQYLVLALDHGFNASTFTARVVASTGADVGAAIVAALGALSGPRHGGSPSRVLDMFDAIGEPDRAEAWITDAVTRGERIMGFGHPVYKTADPRSKMLRAVAEHFGGSLVDFAVEVEGTVERVLAHLKPGGELHTNVEYYAAVVMHLCGLPRALFTSTFAVSRIVGWSAQVLEQAKDSAIIRPSARYVGPPPPQPVES, encoded by the coding sequence ATGGCGGACGTAGCCAGGGGGCTGAAGGGCGTTGTGGTGGCTGACACGGAGCTCGGCGACGTCCGTGGCGAGGAAGGCTTCTACCACTACCGCCAGTACTCGGCGCCCGAACTGGCGGAGAAGCGGAGCTTCGAGGACGTCGCCCACCTGCTGATCGAGGGGACGCTGCCCGACCACCGGCAACGTGAGCGTTTCGCCGAGGAGTTCCGCCTGTTGCGCCGAGTGCCGGCACCGGTCATGGGTCTCGTCGCGCCCGTCGCCTCGGCCTGCCCCGCTCCGCTGACGTGCCTGCGGACACTGCTCTCGCACGTCGCGGGGATCGAGGAGATGCCGGCCATCGTCGACGCCGACGCTGCGGCGCTGCGCGCGAACCTGCTCCGGCTGAGTGCGGTGGCGCCGACGCTGGTGGCGGCGATCCACCGGTCCGGTCAGGGTCTCGAGCCCGTGCCGTCGCGCGACGACCTGGGGGACGCCGCGAACTATCTCTGGATGATCAACGGTGTGGAACCCGATCCGGCGCGGGCGCGCGCGCTCGACCAGTACCTGGTGCTCGCGCTCGATCACGGGTTCAACGCGTCGACCTTCACCGCGCGTGTCGTCGCGTCGACCGGTGCGGATGTGGGCGCGGCGATCGTCGCGGCGCTCGGCGCGCTCTCCGGACCGCGCCACGGCGGCTCACCGAGCCGTGTGCTCGACATGTTCGACGCCATCGGTGAACCCGACCGGGCCGAGGCCTGGATCACCGATGCCGTGACCCGCGGCGAGCGGATCATGGGCTTCGGTCATCCTGTCTACAAGACCGCCGACCCGCGGTCGAAGATGCTGCGCGCGGTCGCCGAGCATTTCGGCGGGTCCCTGGTGGACTTCGCGGTCGAGGTCGAAGGCACCGTCGAACGCGTCCTCGCCCACTTGAAGCCGGGCGGCGAGCTCCACACGAACGTGGAGTACTACGCGGCGGTCGTGATGCATCTCTGTGGCCTCCCGCGTGCGTTGTTCACATCCACGTTCGCCGTGAGCCGGATCGTCGGCTGGAGCGCGCAGGTCCTCGAACAGGCGAAGGACTCGGCGATCATCCGCCCGAGCGCGCGATACGTCGGCCCGCCGCCACCCCAACCCGTCGAATCCTGA
- a CDS encoding citrate synthase: MASGKDWLLTAEATARLAVKPQTLYAYVSRGLIRSERVPGTRISRFRRDDVERVALRARGTTPPGRLDVVIDTELTYLDPDGFLAYRGWDVVEAAATSTYENVAEWLWTGERVGAPEWSAPDAAVRVGKAVQRALPTTATLPDRLRVIVSALATTDPLRYDRRPEAVVVTARAMIASLVAALPMVEGTTEPRARSIAAQLWPRLSRMRATSARVRALDAALILLADHELAASALAARVAASTWADPYLVVGAGLAAAGGPLHGGASSAVRSLLARVQGAVTATAAIGDILRNGELVPGFGHRVYEVPDPRAGALLYAVERMKPPASLWRAANDILDVMATRDGPKVNVDFGLAVFTEACGMAQDAGEAIFEIARCAGLIAHGIEEYEHRLRYRPRAAYVGPRPE, translated from the coding sequence GTGGCATCCGGCAAGGACTGGCTCCTCACCGCGGAGGCAACCGCGCGCCTCGCAGTGAAACCCCAGACGCTCTACGCGTACGTGAGCCGCGGGCTCATCCGGAGCGAGCGCGTGCCCGGCACCCGCATCAGCCGCTTCCGCCGCGACGACGTCGAGCGCGTCGCTCTGCGAGCGCGGGGCACCACGCCCCCTGGCCGCCTCGACGTCGTCATCGACACCGAGCTCACCTATCTCGATCCCGACGGCTTCCTCGCCTACCGCGGCTGGGACGTGGTGGAAGCCGCGGCCACCTCGACCTACGAGAACGTCGCCGAGTGGCTGTGGACCGGTGAGCGCGTGGGCGCGCCCGAGTGGTCGGCCCCCGATGCCGCGGTGCGCGTCGGCAAGGCGGTGCAGCGCGCGTTGCCGACGACCGCGACGCTCCCCGACCGGCTCCGCGTGATCGTCAGTGCACTCGCGACCACCGATCCGTTGCGCTACGACCGACGGCCCGAGGCGGTCGTGGTGACCGCGCGCGCAATGATCGCCTCGCTGGTCGCTGCGCTCCCGATGGTCGAAGGCACGACCGAGCCGCGCGCTCGTTCCATCGCGGCGCAACTCTGGCCCCGGCTCAGCCGGATGCGCGCGACCTCCGCCCGTGTCCGCGCCCTCGACGCCGCGCTCATCCTGCTGGCCGACCACGAGCTCGCGGCGTCGGCGCTGGCGGCGCGAGTGGCTGCGTCCACCTGGGCTGATCCGTACCTCGTGGTCGGCGCGGGCCTGGCCGCCGCAGGCGGGCCGTTGCACGGCGGTGCGTCGAGCGCGGTGCGGTCGCTGCTCGCGCGGGTGCAGGGCGCGGTGACCGCGACCGCCGCGATCGGCGACATCCTGCGGAACGGTGAGCTCGTGCCCGGTTTCGGGCATCGCGTCTACGAGGTTCCCGACCCGCGCGCGGGCGCGCTCCTCTACGCCGTCGAGCGCATGAAGCCACCGGCAAGTTTGTGGCGCGCCGCGAACGACATCCTCGACGTGATGGCGACCCGCGACGGTCCGAAGGTGAACGTCGACTTCGGCCTTGCCGTGTTCACCGAGGCCTGCGGGATGGCGCAGGACGCCGGCGAGGCGATTTTCGAGATCGCCCGCTGCGCAGGTCTCATCGCGCACGGCATCGAGGAGTACGAACACCGGCTCCGGTACCGGCCGCGCGCGGCATACGTGGGCCCTCGCCCGGAATAG
- a CDS encoding class II aldolase/adducin family protein, which yields MPEDDRWYLPQFGSVEEERLHRKQRLAAGFRIFGKFGFEEGVAGHITARDPEHLDHFWVNPFGMSFSHIRASDLIRVNDKGEVVEGEATVNTAAFAIHSAVHAARPDVIAAAHSHSIYGKSWSSLGRLLDPLTQDACAFFEDHALFDDYTGVVLDADEGKRIAHTLGERKAVILRNHGLLTAGHSVDEAVWWFVTMERTCQAQLLAEAAGTPVLIDSEMARLTRNQVGEHVSGFVSFGPLYEKIVREQPDLLD from the coding sequence ATGCCGGAAGACGATCGCTGGTACCTGCCGCAGTTCGGATCCGTCGAGGAAGAGCGGCTACACCGCAAGCAGCGGCTCGCCGCCGGCTTCCGCATCTTCGGGAAGTTCGGGTTCGAAGAGGGAGTTGCCGGCCACATCACGGCGCGCGACCCCGAGCACCTCGATCATTTCTGGGTGAACCCGTTCGGCATGAGTTTCAGCCACATCCGTGCCTCCGACCTCATCCGCGTCAACGACAAGGGTGAGGTCGTCGAGGGGGAGGCCACCGTGAACACCGCGGCCTTCGCCATCCATTCGGCGGTGCACGCGGCGCGGCCCGATGTGATCGCGGCGGCGCACTCGCACTCGATCTACGGCAAGTCGTGGTCGTCGCTCGGCCGGCTCCTCGACCCGCTCACCCAGGATGCGTGCGCGTTCTTCGAGGACCACGCGCTGTTCGACGACTACACCGGCGTCGTCCTCGACGCCGACGAGGGCAAGCGCATCGCGCACACACTCGGTGAGCGGAAGGCCGTCATCCTGCGCAACCACGGGCTGCTCACGGCCGGACACTCGGTCGACGAAGCGGTGTGGTGGTTCGTCACCATGGAACGCACCTGCCAGGCGCAGCTCCTCGCAGAGGCCGCCGGTACGCCGGTGCTCATCGACTCCGAGATGGCGCGCCTCACTCGCAACCAGGTGGGGGAGCACGTGAGCGGCTTCGTCTCGTTCGGTCCGCTCTACGAGAAGATCGTGCGCGAGCAGCCCGACCTCCTCGACTGA
- a CDS encoding FAD:protein FMN transferase, whose protein sequence is MTAQAPVATNFRAMGTDVTVLVLDGPSDAGARAADAIERLEQLWSRFRPTSELCALNAAGSVPEWRSGSSSPVVVSAETFALVERAVPPWPTPRGRDPPPRLPAVIAAGYDRDFDRVASEGAGPSADPAPAPGCAGIVLDARVSALTLPPGVALDLGGIGKGYAADLVARELVDHGASGALVNLGGDLRAIGAAPEPHGWVVAVDDQLETGATGMLALSEGAIATSTRLRRAWERDGHVLHHLIDPRTGLPAASGLASVTVVDGEAWRAEVLAKAAFIAGSADGRGLIADGGATGLLVYDDGRVEELDGLAAFRP, encoded by the coding sequence GTGACAGCGCAGGCACCGGTTGCGACGAACTTCCGCGCGATGGGCACCGACGTGACCGTCCTCGTGCTCGACGGCCCGTCCGATGCGGGTGCGCGCGCCGCCGACGCGATCGAGCGACTCGAGCAGCTCTGGAGCCGGTTTCGCCCCACGAGCGAGCTCTGCGCGCTGAACGCCGCCGGCTCCGTGCCCGAATGGAGATCTGGCTCCTCCAGTCCGGTGGTCGTGTCGGCCGAGACGTTCGCGCTCGTCGAGCGCGCGGTGCCGCCGTGGCCCACCCCCCGCGGGCGCGACCCCCCCCCCCGCCTGCCCGCGGTGATCGCCGCGGGTTACGACCGTGACTTCGACCGGGTGGCGTCGGAAGGTGCGGGCCCGTCCGCTGACCCCGCGCCCGCCCCCGGATGTGCGGGCATCGTGCTCGACGCCCGTGTGTCCGCCCTCACACTGCCGCCTGGCGTCGCACTCGATCTCGGTGGAATCGGCAAGGGTTACGCCGCCGACCTGGTCGCGCGCGAGCTCGTCGACCACGGCGCGAGCGGCGCGCTCGTGAACCTCGGAGGCGACCTGCGCGCGATCGGCGCCGCACCCGAACCGCACGGCTGGGTCGTCGCGGTCGACGACCAGCTCGAAACCGGTGCCACCGGGATGCTCGCGCTCAGCGAGGGCGCCATCGCGACGAGCACGCGTCTCCGCCGCGCGTGGGAACGCGACGGGCACGTGCTCCACCACCTGATCGACCCGCGCACCGGGTTGCCGGCGGCGAGTGGTCTCGCGTCGGTCACCGTCGTCGACGGCGAGGCCTGGCGCGCGGAGGTGCTCGCCAAGGCCGCCTTCATCGCCGGGTCGGCAGACGGTCGAGGCCTGATCGCCGATGGAGGCGCGACCGGCCTCCTCGTGTACGACGACGGCCGGGTGGAGGAGCTCGACGGTCTCGCCGCCTTCCGGCCGTGA
- a CDS encoding Ppx/GppA phosphatase family protein has translation MRVAAMDLGTNSFHLLVAEVHPDGHLDPLVREKEMLRLGDVVSRHGSIPPTAADQAVATVRRFRLLAEAAGATELLAKATSAIRRAENGAELVDRIVDETGIAVDVISGHEEARLIFGAIRASVVLDPAPAVCFDLGGGSLEVMVGDTRGMQWAASLPLGVARLTTELVHSDPLSKRDRRALHARIVEELASTRDEVLGFRPKLAVGSSGTLECLAQMVAARRDEEPPSSLNQLTITRHELEPMHKEILGSTASERLRMDGLDARRVDLVVAGSMLLAIAMEELELESLTISEWALREGIVLDAVDRRDPQFASGDPRAIRREAVQSLGRRCNRPEAHSRQVAMLCLELFDATQELHGLGADDRELLEHAAFLHDIGEHVSNSGHHRHSAYLVRNGQLRGFAPDEIEMLAALVRWHRSGDPRVSDEFPLLDADAIARVRVLTALLRVGDGLDRGREQTVYGIDPIITPSLVLVRLRTRGDAELEIWGARRKRALFEKLFDREMELTIHPALR, from the coding sequence GTGCGAGTGGCAGCGATGGACCTCGGAACGAACTCGTTCCACCTTCTCGTCGCCGAGGTCCACCCCGACGGCCACCTCGACCCGCTCGTACGCGAGAAGGAGATGCTCCGGCTCGGCGACGTCGTGAGCCGCCACGGCTCGATCCCGCCCACCGCCGCCGACCAGGCCGTCGCCACCGTTCGCCGGTTCCGCCTGCTCGCCGAAGCCGCCGGTGCCACCGAGCTGCTCGCGAAGGCAACGAGCGCGATCCGCCGCGCCGAGAACGGCGCCGAGCTCGTGGATCGGATCGTTGACGAGACCGGTATCGCCGTCGACGTGATCAGCGGACACGAGGAGGCGCGGCTGATCTTCGGCGCGATCCGAGCGTCGGTCGTGCTCGACCCCGCTCCTGCAGTGTGCTTCGATCTCGGCGGGGGAAGTCTCGAGGTGATGGTCGGCGACACGCGCGGCATGCAATGGGCAGCGAGCCTCCCGCTCGGCGTAGCACGCCTCACGACCGAGCTCGTGCACTCCGACCCGCTCTCCAAACGCGATCGGCGCGCGCTGCACGCCCGGATCGTGGAAGAGCTCGCGAGTACGCGCGACGAAGTCCTCGGCTTCCGCCCCAAGCTCGCGGTCGGGAGCAGCGGCACCCTCGAGTGCCTCGCGCAGATGGTGGCGGCGCGGCGCGACGAAGAACCTCCGTCCTCGCTCAACCAGCTCACGATCACTCGCCACGAGCTCGAGCCGATGCACAAGGAGATCCTCGGATCGACCGCGTCCGAGCGCCTGCGCATGGACGGCCTCGACGCGCGGAGAGTCGATCTCGTAGTCGCGGGTTCGATGCTCCTTGCGATCGCGATGGAAGAGCTCGAGCTCGAGTCACTGACGATCTCGGAGTGGGCGCTGCGCGAGGGAATCGTGCTCGACGCCGTCGACCGCCGCGACCCTCAATTCGCATCGGGCGATCCGCGCGCCATCCGTCGCGAGGCGGTGCAGAGCCTGGGCCGGCGATGCAACCGGCCCGAGGCGCACTCGCGACAGGTCGCGATGCTTTGCCTCGAGCTCTTCGATGCCACGCAGGAGCTCCACGGGCTCGGAGCCGACGACCGGGAACTGCTCGAGCACGCCGCGTTCCTCCACGACATCGGCGAGCACGTCTCGAACTCGGGGCACCACCGCCACTCCGCGTACCTCGTGCGCAACGGGCAACTCCGCGGCTTCGCGCCCGACGAGATCGAGATGCTGGCGGCGCTGGTGCGGTGGCACCGCAGCGGCGACCCTCGGGTGTCGGACGAGTTCCCGTTGCTCGACGCCGACGCCATCGCCCGAGTCCGAGTGCTCACCGCGCTCCTCCGCGTCGGCGACGGGCTCGATCGCGGGAGAGAGCAGACCGTGTACGGGATCGACCCGATCATCACTCCGTCGCTCGTGCTCGTCCGCCTGCGCACGCGGGGCGACGCCGAGCTGGAGATCTGGGGTGCGCGCCGCAAGCGCGCGCTCTTCGAGAAGCTGTTCGACCGCGAGATGGAGCTCACCATCCATCCGGCGCTGCGCTGA
- a CDS encoding aldehyde dehydrogenase family protein: protein MRAIPIGKEWVQEPEALVVRSPFDGHEVDRVPACDASHVDRAVAAAAAAHREGALPAWKRAEILDRAAQLLSERQEQFARTIAEEAAKPIKTARVEARRAVSTFTFASAVARSLAGDMVPMDASDVGEGKLAFTLRLPVGVVGAISPFNFPLNLVAHKVAPAIAAGCPVVLKPASQTPLSAIALAEVLLNECGLPPGHLNIVTGSGAKVGDPLVDHDDVALITFTGSPEVGWAIRGRAARKKVGLELGNNAPVILEHDADVTTAAKKISVAGFSHAGQSCISTQRVYVHESRASEFLGELVPYVDALVVGDPLDDATDVSSLISTGDTQRVMSWIDEAIAGGARVACGGDLRDGMLAPTVLTDVAPEMKVCAQEVFGPVVTVQTYTSIDDALRLANDTRYGLQAAIFTNDLSVALRAARELDFGGVLVNEVPTFRADQMPYGGVRDSGNTREGPRYAVHEMTETRLVILG, encoded by the coding sequence ATGCGAGCAATCCCGATCGGAAAAGAGTGGGTCCAAGAACCGGAAGCGCTGGTGGTGCGTTCGCCGTTCGACGGCCACGAGGTCGACCGCGTGCCGGCGTGCGACGCGAGCCACGTCGACCGTGCGGTCGCGGCGGCAGCCGCGGCACACCGTGAAGGCGCGCTGCCGGCGTGGAAACGCGCCGAGATCCTCGACCGCGCCGCGCAGCTCCTCTCCGAACGCCAGGAGCAGTTCGCGCGCACGATCGCCGAAGAAGCGGCCAAGCCGATCAAGACCGCGCGCGTCGAGGCGAGGCGCGCGGTATCGACCTTCACGTTTGCCTCAGCCGTTGCGCGCTCGCTCGCGGGCGACATGGTGCCGATGGACGCGTCCGACGTCGGGGAAGGGAAGCTCGCGTTCACGTTGCGCCTACCCGTCGGCGTCGTCGGTGCGATCAGCCCGTTCAACTTCCCCCTGAACCTCGTGGCCCACAAGGTCGCGCCCGCGATCGCCGCCGGCTGCCCGGTGGTGCTCAAGCCGGCGTCCCAGACTCCGCTCTCGGCGATCGCGCTCGCCGAGGTCCTCTTGAACGAGTGCGGCCTCCCGCCCGGCCACCTCAACATCGTCACCGGGAGCGGAGCGAAGGTCGGCGACCCGCTCGTCGACCACGACGACGTCGCGTTGATCACGTTCACGGGCTCGCCCGAGGTGGGCTGGGCGATTCGGGGCCGGGCGGCGCGCAAAAAAGTCGGGCTCGAGCTCGGCAACAACGCGCCGGTGATCCTCGAGCACGACGCCGACGTCACCACGGCAGCCAAGAAGATCTCGGTGGCCGGCTTCAGCCACGCGGGGCAGTCGTGCATCTCCACCCAGCGCGTGTACGTGCACGAGTCGCGAGCCAGCGAGTTCCTCGGTGAGCTCGTGCCGTACGTGGACGCGCTCGTGGTGGGCGACCCGCTCGACGATGCGACCGACGTGTCGTCGCTCATCTCCACCGGCGATACGCAGCGGGTCATGTCGTGGATCGACGAAGCGATCGCAGGCGGCGCGAGGGTCGCCTGTGGTGGCGACCTACGCGATGGGATGCTCGCACCCACCGTGCTCACCGACGTGGCTCCCGAGATGAAGGTATGCGCCCAGGAAGTGTTCGGGCCCGTGGTCACCGTCCAGACGTACACGTCGATCGACGACGCGCTGCGGCTCGCCAACGACACCCGCTACGGACTACAGGCCGCGATCTTCACCAACGACCTCTCGGTCGCGCTCCGCGCCGCGCGCGAGCTCGACTTCGGAGGCGTGCTCGTCAACGAAGTCCCCACGTTCCGCGCCGACCAGATGCCGTACGGGGGTGTGCGCGATAGCGGGAACACCCGTGAGGGTCCGCGGTACGCGGTGCACGAGATGACCGAGACCCGGCTGGTGATCCTCGGGTAG